One window from the genome of Diabrotica virgifera virgifera chromosome 6, PGI_DIABVI_V3a encodes:
- the LOC114349447 gene encoding ribosomal RNA-processing protein 7 homolog A, translating to MSSDISTFTVLPLVFSTECTSSHDVYIKEHSVRAVSEDKPPGQTLFMLNVPPTATEVGLRNAFSSVGNIRRIIFEKNTKEEGDGFKRAYIVFNKRDHLVRALQLKSLKPMSTDNEPIETGLNLWVKNYNNSICDRDVLRKKVEQFMADFDSQEKKDKTEENVDDEGWTVVTKGGRKPGLSRKESLANKLNEKVQKGAKKKELKNFYTFQIRESKKEQIALMRKSFEKDKEKVALMKQGRKFKPY from the exons ATGTCTTCAGATATAAGTACTTTTACAG TTTTACCATTGGTATTTTCTACGGAGTGCACAAGCAGTCATGATGTATACATAAAAGAACACTCCGTTAGAGCTGTTAGCGAAGACAAACCTCCTGGCCAGACTCTCTTTATGTTAAATGTTCCTCCCACAGCAACAGAAGTAGGTTTAAGGAACGCTTTTTCCAGTGTGGGCAACATAAGACGAATAATTTTCGAAAAGAACACAAAGGAAGAAGGAGATGGTTTTAAAAGAGCGTATATAGTTTTTAACAAAAGAGACCACTTAGTTAGAGCCCTGCAATTGAAATCGTTGAAGCCCATGTCAACTGATAATGAACCAATAGAGACTGGACTTAATTTGTGggttaaaaattataataattctaTCTGTGACCGGGACGTTTTAAGGAAAAAAGTGGAACAATTTATGGCCGATTTTGACAGCCAAGAGAAGAAAGACAAAACAGAAGAAAATGTGGATGATGAAGGATGGACGGTTGTTACAAAAGGTGGTAGAAAACCGGGACTATCCAGGAAGGAGAGTTTAGCCAACAAATTGAATGAAAAG GTGCAAAAAGGTGCGAAGAAAAAGGAGCTAAAGAATTTCTACACCTTCCAAATAAGGGAATCGAAGAAAGAGCAGATTGCACTCATGAGAAAGAGTTTTGAAAAGGACAAGGAAAAAGTTGCACTCATGAAACAAGGGAGAAAGTTTAAGccttattaa
- the LOC114349446 gene encoding zinc finger Y-chromosomal protein-like isoform X1, which yields MKTSIETLASEENEEFNSEKNVLRCLDCEFETENIDELDDHILANHELKDEVVHSEDKFVIVQDDDHPARNTRKRTRSTRPKNLPKDIPRAKIIVKNHDPKFKLCDADECEEDGKPGRPPKRGKRHPSEPMNCELCDFNTTKKSVLATHMLNHSDLVPPVFYKCSQCPYQTKRKNDMPKHMLGHCSNAQLYNCFECPYATKRKSDLTKHVLCHRPTDTVPLYKCSHCPYVTKRKGDLPKHEMNHADKSQMFTYKCTECEYFSKRKNDLHKHMLIHSDRQLSGLYKCLKCAYATDKVARFSNHVMSKCVFWESPISLEHIMLEDILATVDKDGVHVLLNESDDENTNEHAEFVRYIEHAAIKSGVVQADDADAPTVVEGETVEAQLVEEEGAIVIKSDDVEDEEN from the exons ATGAAAACCAGCATAGAAACTTTAGCTTCtgaagaaaatgaagaatttaatAGCGAAAAAAACGTGTTGAGGTGTCTTGATTGCGAATTTGAAACTGAAAACATCGATGAACTCGATGACCATATTCTCGCTAACCACGAACTTAAGGACGAGGTGGTTCATTCAGAAGACAAATTCGTGATTGTTCAAGATGATGACCACCCAGCTCGGAATACTAGAAAAAGAACAAGATCGACGCGACCCAAGAACCTTCCGAAAGATATACCTAGAGCAAAGATCATAGTTAAAAACCATGACCCTAAGTTCAAGCTGTGTGATGCAGAT GAATGTGAGGAAGATGGAAAACCTGGGAGGCCTCCAAAAAGAGGAAAAAGGCATCCAAGTGAACCTATGAATTGTGAATTATGTGACTTCAATACTACAAAAAAGAGTGTACTAGCGACACATATGTTAAATCATTCAGATTTGGTACCACCAGTTTTCTACAAGTGTTCGCAATGCCCATatcaaacaaaaagaaaaaatgacaTGCCTAAACATATGTTGGGACACTGCAGTAATg CCCAACTGTACAATTGCTTTGAATGTCCATACGCAACCAAACGAAAATCAGATTTAACAAAACATGTTCTCTGTCATCGACCTACAGATACCGTTCCCCTGTACAAATGCAGCCACTGTCCGTACGTGACCAAAAGAAAAGGAGATCTGCCCAAGCATGAGATGAACCACGCCGACAAAAGCCAGATGTTTACCTATAAATGCACCGAATGCGAGTATTTTTCGAAGAGGAAGAACGATTTGCACAAACATATGCTGATACACAGCGACAGACAGCTGTCGGGACTGTACAAGTGTCTTAAGTGTGCATATGCAACAGATAAG GTCGCCAGATTCTCAAACCACGTCATGAGCAAATGTGTCTTCTGGGAATCACCGATCAGTTTGGAGCATATCATGCTTGAAGACATTTTGGCGACCGTAGACAAAGACGGCGTCCACGTACTCCTAAACGAATCTGATGATGAAAACACAAACGAACACGCTGAATTCGTTCGGTATATCGAACACGCAGCTATCAAAAGTGGCGTCGTACAAGCAGATGACGCCGACGCACCAACCGTGGTTGAAGGTGAAACCGTCGAAGCGCAGTTGGTAGAAGAGGAGGGCGCTATTGTAATAAAAAGTGATGATGTCGAAGATGAAGAGAATTAA
- the LOC114349446 gene encoding zinc finger autosomal protein-like isoform X2 encodes MKTSIETLASEENEEFNSEKNVLRCLDCEFETENIDELDDHILANHELKDEVVHSEDKFVIVQDDDHPARNTRKRTRSTRPKNLPKDIPRAKIIVKNHDPKFKLCDADECEEDGKPGRPPKRGKRHPSEPMNCELCDFNTTKKSVLATHMLNHSDLVPPVFYKCSQCPYQTKRKNDMPKHMLGHCSNDTVPLYKCSHCPYVTKRKGDLPKHEMNHADKSQMFTYKCTECEYFSKRKNDLHKHMLIHSDRQLSGLYKCLKCAYATDKVARFSNHVMSKCVFWESPISLEHIMLEDILATVDKDGVHVLLNESDDENTNEHAEFVRYIEHAAIKSGVVQADDADAPTVVEGETVEAQLVEEEGAIVIKSDDVEDEEN; translated from the exons ATGAAAACCAGCATAGAAACTTTAGCTTCtgaagaaaatgaagaatttaatAGCGAAAAAAACGTGTTGAGGTGTCTTGATTGCGAATTTGAAACTGAAAACATCGATGAACTCGATGACCATATTCTCGCTAACCACGAACTTAAGGACGAGGTGGTTCATTCAGAAGACAAATTCGTGATTGTTCAAGATGATGACCACCCAGCTCGGAATACTAGAAAAAGAACAAGATCGACGCGACCCAAGAACCTTCCGAAAGATATACCTAGAGCAAAGATCATAGTTAAAAACCATGACCCTAAGTTCAAGCTGTGTGATGCAGAT GAATGTGAGGAAGATGGAAAACCTGGGAGGCCTCCAAAAAGAGGAAAAAGGCATCCAAGTGAACCTATGAATTGTGAATTATGTGACTTCAATACTACAAAAAAGAGTGTACTAGCGACACATATGTTAAATCATTCAGATTTGGTACCACCAGTTTTCTACAAGTGTTCGCAATGCCCATatcaaacaaaaagaaaaaatgacaTGCCTAAACATATGTTGGGACACTGCAGTAATg ATACCGTTCCCCTGTACAAATGCAGCCACTGTCCGTACGTGACCAAAAGAAAAGGAGATCTGCCCAAGCATGAGATGAACCACGCCGACAAAAGCCAGATGTTTACCTATAAATGCACCGAATGCGAGTATTTTTCGAAGAGGAAGAACGATTTGCACAAACATATGCTGATACACAGCGACAGACAGCTGTCGGGACTGTACAAGTGTCTTAAGTGTGCATATGCAACAGATAAG GTCGCCAGATTCTCAAACCACGTCATGAGCAAATGTGTCTTCTGGGAATCACCGATCAGTTTGGAGCATATCATGCTTGAAGACATTTTGGCGACCGTAGACAAAGACGGCGTCCACGTACTCCTAAACGAATCTGATGATGAAAACACAAACGAACACGCTGAATTCGTTCGGTATATCGAACACGCAGCTATCAAAAGTGGCGTCGTACAAGCAGATGACGCCGACGCACCAACCGTGGTTGAAGGTGAAACCGTCGAAGCGCAGTTGGTAGAAGAGGAGGGCGCTATTGTAATAAAAAGTGATGATGTCGAAGATGAAGAGAATTAA